A part of Larkinella insperata genomic DNA contains:
- the nuoH gene encoding NADH-quinone oxidoreductase subunit NuoH: MNLTELIIKAILILVVFGVTLLIAMYSTWAERKVAGFIQDRFGPNRAGPGGIFQPLADAGKMFFKEDFIPSQANKWLFILGPCLAILTALMSSAVIPFGESVRYEDLVVPVQGIEINIGILYIFGVVSLGVYGLMVGGWASNNKFSLLGAIRAASQNISYEIAFGLSIIAILMMTGSLSLRAMVEAQHGMAWNVFNQPLGFIIFLTCAFAECNRTPFDLPECETELVGGYHTEYSSMKLGFYLFAEYINMFVSSAVISTLYFGGYNYPGMDWVRETLTSSLGGALGHNLATLIGTIVLFGKIFFFIFFFMWVRWTLPRFRYDQLMNLGWKSFIPLSVLNVVVTGFGLLYDIKYASWAIVIVMVVLAMVSSARAPKPVVQPQRS; encoded by the coding sequence ATGAACCTAACAGAACTCATTATAAAGGCCATTCTGATTCTCGTCGTCTTTGGCGTGACCCTCCTGATTGCCATGTATTCAACGTGGGCAGAGCGGAAAGTGGCCGGTTTTATTCAGGACCGTTTCGGTCCCAACCGGGCGGGACCGGGCGGTATATTCCAGCCGCTGGCCGACGCCGGTAAAATGTTTTTTAAGGAGGATTTCATTCCGTCGCAGGCCAACAAATGGCTGTTTATCCTCGGTCCGTGTTTGGCCATCCTGACGGCTTTGATGTCGAGCGCAGTGATTCCATTCGGAGAAAGCGTTCGGTACGAAGATCTGGTGGTGCCGGTGCAGGGCATCGAAATCAACATCGGTATTCTGTATATCTTCGGGGTGGTTTCCCTGGGCGTATACGGTCTAATGGTTGGCGGATGGGCCTCGAACAATAAATTTTCGCTCCTCGGGGCGATTCGGGCGGCTTCTCAGAACATCAGCTACGAAATTGCTTTCGGTCTGTCCATCATTGCCATTTTGATGATGACGGGTTCGTTGTCCCTCCGGGCTATGGTGGAAGCGCAGCACGGTATGGCCTGGAACGTATTCAACCAGCCGCTGGGTTTCATTATCTTTCTGACCTGTGCGTTTGCAGAATGTAACCGGACCCCGTTCGATTTGCCGGAGTGCGAAACCGAGCTCGTCGGTGGGTATCATACCGAATACAGCTCCATGAAACTCGGCTTTTACCTGTTTGCAGAATACATCAACATGTTTGTGTCGTCGGCGGTGATTTCAACGCTTTACTTTGGCGGTTACAACTATCCCGGTATGGATTGGGTTCGGGAAACCCTGACGAGTTCGCTGGGAGGAGCCTTGGGCCATAACCTGGCTACCCTGATTGGAACAATCGTGCTGTTTGGCAAGATTTTCTTCTTCATTTTCTTCTTCATGTGGGTCCGCTGGACGCTGCCCCGGTTCCGGTATGACCAACTGATGAACCTGGGCTGGAAAAGCTTTATTCCGCTTTCCGTCCTGAATGTGGTTGTAACGGGCTTTGGATTGCTGTATGATATCAAATACGCCAGCTGGGCCATTGTAATCGTAATGGTTGTGCTGGCAATGGTGTCGTCGGCGCGTGCTCCCAAACCAGTTGTTCAGCCCCAGCGATCCTGA
- a CDS encoding 2Fe-2S iron-sulfur cluster-binding protein codes for MENTQPQLFKVTIDGIEVEVEPGTTILQAARKIGGDVAPPAMCYYQPLKGSGGKCRACLVRVAAGSAKDPRPMPKLVASCITPVQDGMVVENSTNEQVLSTRKAIVEFLLINHPLDCPVCDQAGECDLQNFAFNHGMATTRYEEERRTFDKQDIGPYIQLHMTRCILCYRCVFTADQITQKRVHGVLGRGDAAEIGTYIEKAIDNDFSGNVIDVCPVGALTDKTFRFKNRVWFTKPVDAHRDCPTCSGNVTLWYRGEEVIRVTARKNEWNEVTEFICNTCRFEKKNTSDWVIEGPTKISRSSVISANKYRRDTVKPDFQRKLAAATYTDVHEERDTSQLGIQQLPPERFAPVLPHANDPEP; via the coding sequence TGGAAAATACACAACCGCAATTATTTAAAGTCACCATCGACGGTATTGAAGTCGAAGTGGAACCGGGAACGACCATTTTGCAGGCAGCCCGAAAAATTGGTGGTGATGTTGCCCCACCGGCCATGTGCTACTACCAACCGCTGAAAGGCAGTGGTGGAAAATGCCGGGCCTGTCTGGTTCGGGTAGCGGCTGGTTCCGCCAAAGATCCGCGGCCAATGCCCAAGCTGGTGGCTTCCTGTATCACGCCGGTTCAGGACGGTATGGTTGTTGAAAACTCGACCAACGAACAGGTTCTTTCGACCCGCAAAGCCATCGTGGAGTTTCTGCTGATCAATCACCCGCTGGATTGCCCCGTTTGCGATCAGGCTGGCGAGTGCGACCTGCAAAACTTTGCCTTCAACCACGGGATGGCCACCACCCGTTACGAAGAAGAGCGCCGGACGTTTGATAAACAGGATATTGGCCCTTACATCCAGCTCCACATGACGCGCTGCATCCTGTGCTACCGTTGCGTGTTTACCGCCGACCAGATTACGCAGAAACGCGTTCACGGCGTGTTGGGCCGGGGCGATGCCGCTGAAATCGGAACGTACATAGAAAAGGCCATTGATAACGATTTCTCCGGGAACGTCATCGACGTATGTCCCGTAGGTGCCTTAACCGACAAAACCTTCCGCTTCAAAAACCGCGTTTGGTTTACCAAGCCGGTTGACGCGCACCGCGATTGCCCAACCTGCTCGGGCAACGTAACGCTCTGGTACCGGGGCGAGGAAGTCATCCGGGTGACGGCGCGGAAAAATGAGTGGAACGAGGTGACGGAATTCATCTGCAACACCTGCCGGTTCGAGAAAAAGAACACCAGCGACTGGGTAATTGAAGGGCCTACGAAAATCTCGCGCAGTTCGGTTATTTCGGCCAACAAATACCGTCGTGATACGGTAAAACCGGATTTTCAGAGAAAGCTGGCGGCTGCTACCTACACCGACGTTCACGAAGAGCGCGATACGTCGCAACTGGGCATTCAGCAATTACCACCGGAACGGTTTGCTCCGGTTCTGCCGCACGCCAATGACCCGGAACCCTGA
- a CDS encoding NADH-quinone oxidoreductase subunit J family protein: MKPTEILFYVLTAITLLSASFVVTARNPIHSVLALILTFFTLSGHYILLNAQFLAAVNIIVYAGAIMVLFLFVIMFLNLKKEDEESKTTITKLAAVVVGGVMLVVMVAVFRVSSMATYNPATYSEKVGLVENLGIVLYKDYLLPFELASVLLLVAMVGAVMLGKREPGDRHY; encoded by the coding sequence ATGAAGCCTACTGAAATACTTTTTTACGTTTTAACGGCAATTACACTGCTGAGTGCCTCCTTCGTAGTGACGGCCCGAAATCCAATCCACAGCGTACTGGCGCTGATCCTGACGTTCTTTACCCTGTCGGGCCATTATATCCTCTTAAATGCCCAGTTTCTGGCCGCTGTTAACATTATTGTTTACGCCGGCGCGATTATGGTATTGTTTCTGTTCGTCATCATGTTTTTGAACCTGAAAAAGGAAGACGAAGAGTCGAAAACAACGATTACCAAGCTGGCGGCTGTGGTCGTTGGCGGAGTAATGCTGGTGGTGATGGTAGCCGTATTCCGGGTGTCATCAATGGCAACCTATAACCCGGCGACTTACAGCGAGAAAGTGGGTCTGGTTGAAAATTTGGGTATCGTATTGTACAAGGATTATCTCCTGCCGTTTGAGTTGGCGTCGGTACTGCTGCTGGTAGCAATGGTTGGGGCGGTGATGCTCGGGAAACGCGAACCTGGCGATCGGCATTATTAA
- a CDS encoding NuoI/complex I 23 kDa subunit family protein, which yields MQLTNRSKQVSNKEMTLAEKMYLPAIAQGLAITIKHFFGKKVTVAYPEVKRYLGPVFRGHHVLKRDEEGRERCTACGLCAVACPAEAISMVAAERKKGEEELYREEKYAAVYEINMLRCIFCGLCEEACPKQAVYLRHDRMVPIFTERDQVIYGKDQLVEKLDDRYVRTNPDVQATPTEPSFSRSAT from the coding sequence ATGCAATTAACGAATCGATCTAAACAAGTCAGCAACAAGGAGATGACGCTAGCGGAGAAGATGTATCTCCCGGCTATCGCTCAAGGGCTGGCCATTACCATAAAGCACTTTTTTGGCAAGAAAGTGACGGTTGCGTATCCCGAAGTGAAACGGTACCTGGGACCGGTATTTCGGGGGCATCACGTGCTTAAACGCGACGAAGAAGGACGCGAACGGTGTACCGCCTGCGGACTCTGCGCCGTAGCCTGCCCGGCCGAAGCCATTTCGATGGTGGCAGCCGAACGTAAAAAAGGCGAAGAAGAGCTGTACCGGGAAGAGAAGTACGCAGCGGTTTACGAAATCAACATGCTGCGTTGTATTTTCTGTGGTTTGTGCGAAGAAGCCTGCCCCAAACAGGCCGTCTATCTGCGGCACGACCGGATGGTTCCCATCTTCACCGAGCGCGATCAGGTGATTTACGGAAAAGACCAACTGGTCGAGAAGCTGGACGACCGGTATGTCCGTACCAATCCGGATGTGCAGGCAACTCCTACCGAACCGTCTTTTTCCCGATCAGCCACGTAG